A part of Paenarthrobacter sp. A20 genomic DNA contains:
- a CDS encoding SLC13 family permease translates to MTDVVVTLLVLVVVIAAFVWNRLPVEVVALGAALALYGTGIVGLEDTFAGFGNGTVVLIAALFVVAEAIDAAGVTTWLGSLLIRFSGTSRTRLMVLMMVLTALLTALISVNGAVAALLPMVVVLAVRLGRRPSELLMPMAFAAHAGSLLILTGSPVNILILNAALDTTGTGIGFFEFGLVGLPLLLGTIGLALWLGPSLLPSRTPEALPKDLGSHGKTLMTHYLGEDGLSRLTIPSGSVLVGQPVACIQEDDDDGGHLHLISVQGPDGKQSTNGTFEPGDEIVVRGGQPIIDAFAAKHGLMQDDDATCGLISSSYGVAEVVVAPRSNLVGTEAYPGMVTDSGALVVLAHQHPGEPESSGRSRVTAGDRLLLQGTWSALDQHTLDHNVLLVDSPDTIRRQTVPLGPRATPALIVLGVMVVLLATNIVPAPIAALLAALAMVVLRVVTVKQAHQSMAWTTLILVAGMIPLSTAITSTGTAEILAEGMVSVVGNGGHLLLLVGLFVVTAVLGQLISNTATALIIIPIALSVAQESSINPYAVLMCVSVASSAALLTPVATPANMMIMQPAGYRFGDYWKFGLAIMALYAAVAILLVPVFWPLQA, encoded by the coding sequence ATGACAGACGTCGTCGTCACGTTGCTGGTGCTCGTCGTGGTGATCGCCGCGTTCGTCTGGAACCGCTTGCCGGTGGAGGTCGTAGCGCTGGGAGCAGCGTTGGCCTTATACGGCACCGGCATCGTTGGCCTTGAGGACACATTCGCCGGCTTCGGGAACGGGACGGTGGTGTTGATCGCCGCGTTGTTCGTCGTGGCGGAGGCTATCGACGCCGCAGGAGTCACCACGTGGCTCGGGAGCCTGCTCATCAGGTTTTCGGGGACCAGCCGGACCCGGCTCATGGTGTTGATGATGGTCCTGACGGCCCTTTTGACGGCTCTCATCAGCGTCAATGGAGCTGTTGCGGCCTTGCTGCCCATGGTTGTCGTGCTCGCAGTCCGGCTGGGTCGCAGGCCTTCGGAGCTCCTCATGCCCATGGCTTTCGCGGCCCACGCCGGCTCCCTGCTGATACTCACCGGCTCACCGGTGAACATCCTGATCCTCAACGCGGCCCTGGACACTACGGGGACGGGGATCGGGTTCTTCGAGTTCGGGCTGGTTGGACTGCCGCTGCTCCTCGGCACCATCGGACTGGCTCTCTGGCTTGGCCCTTCCCTGCTGCCCAGCCGCACCCCCGAAGCCCTTCCCAAGGACCTGGGTTCCCACGGCAAGACCCTCATGACCCACTACCTGGGTGAGGACGGACTGAGCAGGCTCACCATTCCGTCCGGTTCAGTGCTGGTGGGCCAGCCGGTTGCCTGCATCCAGGAAGATGATGACGACGGCGGCCACCTGCACCTCATCAGCGTGCAAGGACCGGACGGCAAACAGTCCACGAACGGGACATTCGAGCCGGGCGATGAGATTGTGGTGCGTGGCGGTCAACCAATCATTGACGCCTTCGCGGCCAAGCACGGCCTCATGCAGGACGACGATGCGACCTGCGGACTCATCAGCAGCAGTTACGGCGTGGCCGAGGTGGTGGTCGCACCGCGTTCCAACCTCGTCGGCACCGAGGCGTACCCCGGCATGGTGACTGACAGCGGTGCCTTGGTGGTGCTGGCCCATCAGCATCCGGGCGAACCGGAATCCTCTGGACGCTCACGTGTTACCGCCGGTGACAGGCTCCTGTTGCAGGGGACTTGGTCTGCGCTGGACCAGCACACCCTGGACCACAATGTGCTGCTGGTGGACTCGCCGGACACCATCCGCCGCCAGACAGTCCCGTTGGGACCGCGAGCGACGCCGGCCCTCATAGTCCTCGGGGTGATGGTGGTCCTACTGGCCACCAACATTGTGCCAGCCCCCATTGCCGCACTGTTGGCCGCGCTGGCCATGGTGGTGCTGCGGGTTGTCACGGTAAAACAGGCACACCAGTCCATGGCATGGACCACCCTCATCCTGGTGGCCGGCATGATTCCGCTGTCCACGGCCATCACGTCGACGGGTACCGCTGAGATCCTCGCTGAGGGCATGGTGTCTGTAGTAGGGAACGGCGGGCACTTGCTGCTCCTTGTTGGGCTCTTCGTGGTCACCGCCGTGCTGGGTCAGCTCATCAGCAACACCGCCACCGCCTTGATCATCATCCCGATCGCCCTTTCGGTGGCCCAGGAGTCATCCATCAACCCGTACGCGGTGCTGATGTGCGTCTCGGTGGCCTCATCCGCGGCCCTGCTGACACCGGTGGCGACGCCGGCCAACATGATGATCATGCAACCGGCCGGCTACAGGTTTGGCGACTACTGGAAGTTTGGCCTGGCCATCATGGCACTGTACGCGGCCGTGGCCATCCTGCTGGTTCCCGTGTTCTGGCCACTTCAGGCCTAG